A region of Equus przewalskii isolate Varuska chromosome 29, EquPr2, whole genome shotgun sequence DNA encodes the following proteins:
- the KCTD17 gene encoding BTB/POZ domain-containing protein KCTD17 isoform X3 yields the protein MQTPGRAMRMEAGEAAPPPGPGGRAGGGWGKWVRLNVGGTVFLTTRQTLCREQKSFLSRLCQGEELQSDRDETGAYLIDRDPTYFGPILNFLRHGKLVLDKDMAEEGVLEEAEFYNIGPLIRIIKDRMEEKDYTVTQVPPKHVYRVLQCQEEELTQMVSTMSDGWRFEQLVNIGSSYNYGGEDQAEFLCVVSKELYSAPHGLSSESSRKTKLLQARGTRM from the exons ATGCAGACGCCGGGGCGAGCGATGAGGATGGAGGCCGGGGAGGCTGCGCCGCCGCCGGGGCCGGGCGGCCGCGCCGGGGGCGGCTGGGGCAAGTGGGTGCGGCTCAACGTGGGGGGCACGGTGTTCCTGACTACGCGGCAGACGCTGTGCCGGGAGCAGAAGTCCTTCCTCAGCCGCCTGTGCCAGGGGGAAGAGCTGCAGTCGGACCGG GATGAGACCGGGGCCTACCTCATTGACCGCGACCCCACCTACTTCGGACCCATCCTGAACTTCCTCCGTCACGGCAAGCTGGTGCTGGACAAGGACATGGCTGAGGAGG gGGTCCTGGAGGAGGCGGAGTTCTACAACATTGGCCCGCTGATCCGCATCATCAAAGACCGGATGGAAGAGAAGGACTACACCGTCACGCAG GTCCCGCCCAAGCACGTGTACCGCGTGCTGCAGTGCCAGGAGGAGGAGCTCACGCAGATGGTCTCCACCATGTCTGACGGCTGGCGCTTCGAGCAG CTGGTGAACATCGGCTCCTCCTACAACTACGGCGGCGAGGACCAGGCCGAGTTCCTGTGCGTGGTGTCCAAGGAGCTCTACAGCGCCCCACACGGGCTGAGTTCTGAGTCCAGCCGCAAAACCAAG